The Micromonospora violae DNA segment GGCACGGCACCGAGGCCGAGGCGCGCTGCGTGGCCCAGGAGTTCGGTGGGTTGGCTGTACCGGTGGTGACCGTGCTGGGCAACCACGACCACCAGTGTGACCAGGTGCCACAGGTGGTCAAGGTGCTGGAGGACGCGGGCATCACCGTGCTGGAGGGCAACGGCGTCGTGCTGGACTGCGCGGGTGGGCGGCTCGGCATCGCCGGCGTGAAGGGTTTCGGCGGCGGGTTCGCCGGGCGGTGCGCGAGTGACTTCGGCGAGCCGGAGATGAAGGCCTTCGTGCGGACCACCACCGACAGTGCGGACCAGCTCGGTGCGGCGCTGCGCTCGCTGGACTGCGACATGCTGGTCGCGCTCACCCACTACTCACCGGTGCCGGACACGCTGGCCGGCGAACCGTTGGAGATCTACCCGTTCCTCGGGTCGTACCAGTTGGGACAGGCGATCGACTCGGCGCCCACGGCGCTGGCCGTGCACGGGCACGCGCACGCCGGCACCGAGCGCGGCACGACCCCGGGCGGGGTACGCGTCCGCAACGTCGCGCACCCGGTGATCAAGCAGGCGTACAGCGTCTTCCACGTTGGCGATCAACTCGACACCGACCAGGTTTCCCCAATCGGCCAGTCGGGTAGTCAGAGGTCATGGAGCTGATTCTCTGGATTCTCGCAGTCGTACTCGTGGTCGCCGGCATTCTCGCGCTGTTCCGCCGGCAGATCCTGTGGGGCATCGTCCTCATCATCGTCGGGCTGTTGGTCGGCCCTGGTGGCGTCAGCATCTTCAATTAACGTTCGTCAGCCGTAACACCGGGACCCGCCGGGGTCGCCGCGATCGGAGCTTCGTCCTCCCGACAGGAGCACCGGTCGACGGCGGTCCCGGCGCTTTGCGTCCGGGTTTGAGTCGTGCGCGGGCGGAAACATCTTGAGCATGGAGATATCTCGGAACGCGTCGGCGAGATCCGGGCGGCGAACGTGGTGGGCCCTGGCCGGCTTCGCCGCGGCGGTCGTCGTCGCGGCCGCGATCGGCGGGCTGGGCGTGCAGGGCACCACCGACGAGTACGCGAGCCTGCGGCAGCCCGGCTGGGCACCGCCCTCGTGGCTCTTCGGCCCGGTCTGGTCGGTGCTCTACGCACTGATCGCGGTGGCCGGTTGGCTGGTGTGGCGGCGGGTCGGCTTCTCCACCGCCCTCTGGGCGTGGACCGCCCAACTGGTGCTCAACGCGATCTGGACTCCGCTGTTCTTCGGCGCGGGGCGGTACGGCCTGGCGTTCGCCGAGATCGTGCTGATGTGGCTGGCCATCGGCCTGACCGTGGTGCTCTTCGCCCGGGTGTCCCGGGTGGCGGCATCGCTGTTGCTGCCGTACTGGGCCTGGGTCACCTTCGCCGCCGCGCTGAACCTGTCGATCTGGCAGCTGAACAACTGACCGGGCGGTCCCCGACGGGCAGCACCCGTCGGGGCGCTGTCGTTCCCTGGTCAGCAGCGGGGGACGTTGGGGATGTAGCCGTCGTGACCGGTGTAGACGTACGCGTCCGCGATGAAGCGGCCGGAGCCGATCCGGTCCCAGATCGAACTGGTGCCGTACGTGCCGGTGACGGTGGTGCCACTGGTCTGGCAGGCGATGGTCACCCGGGTGCCGTCGGCGACGGTGCCGACCGAGGCGTACCCGGTGCCGGGCCCGGAGCGGACGGTCAGCGGGGTGCCGCTGGTGTTGACAGTGCCGTTGCCGCTGCCCGAGGCGCACCCGTTGCCACTGGTGTAGTTCCTGGTGCCCCAGTAGAGCGCGAGGCTGCCGTTGAAGCGGACCTGGATGTCGGCGCCGTTGAGGCGCTGCTCGTAGTGCAGGTGTGGGCCGGTCGATCCCCCGGTGCTGCCGACCCAGCCGATCACCTTGCCGTACCCGACCGTCTGCCCGACCGAGACGTTGAAGCCGCTGAGGTGCGCGTAGTAGGTGCTGTAACCGCCCCCGTGGTTGATTCGGACGTATTTGCCGTAGCTGGTGCCGCCGAGGTCGGTGACCCGGTCGACGGTGCCGGGTGCGCTGGCGACCACCGGGTCGCCGGAGTCGTTGGTGCGGTTGAAGTCGATGGCGTACGCCGGACTGTGGCCCGACCGGGTCTGCCCGGACCAGGTCTGCCCGCACGGGAACGGCACCCGGAAGGTTGGCGCGGCCAGCGCAGGCGTCGCCGGAGCCAGCGCGCCCCCGACCAAGAGACCCGTCACCAGCAGGCTGATCCATCGCTTTCGCATACAGCTCCTCCTATGTTGAAAACCTTCGATCTGTTGCGTTCAGCCTGACAGATATCGCCAATCTTCGAAAGAGCCCTCGGCATGCCCCGCCAGCGCGCCCACCAGGCAGCCTGCAGGTTTCCGGATTGTTACTCGCTCGTGTCTGACAGGGGGTGGACCGCGCCGGATGCAAGCGCTTACATGTGTGCACGCCCAATCGGACCGGCGACGGGTCACCAGCACGACCGCGCCGGCTAGGAAGGAGGACGGCATGGCGGTCTTTACCAGACCACGCCAGGCCTTCGTGATCGCCGGTGTACTCGGGCTGGCGCTCAGCGCCACCGCCTGCGGTACCGGCGACGACAAGAAGAGCAGCAAAGCGGGCTCCGCGGAGTGCGCCGCATACGACAAGTACGAGGGCCACGACGGCAAGAAGGTCTCGATCTACGCGTCCATCCGTGACGCCGAGGCCGACCTGCTGGAGCGCTCCTGGTCGCAGTTCACCGACTGCACCGGCATCGAGATCGACTACGAGGGCAGCGGCGAGTTCGAGGCGCAACTCCCCGTGCGGGTCGACGGCGGCAACGCCCCCGACATCGCCTTCGTGCCCCAGCCGGGCCTGGTGAAGCGGTTCGCCGACGCCGGCAAGCTGAAGTCCCTCAGCGCCGACACCAAGGCCCTGGCCGAGCAGAACATGCCGGCCGACTGGCTGAAGTACGGCACCGTCAACGGGACGCTCTACGGCGTGCCGCTCGGCGCCAACGTGAAGTCCTTCGTCTGGTACTCGCCGAAGACGTTCAAGGAGAAGGGCTGGGAGGTTCCGACCACCTGGGACCAGCTCATCGCCCTGAGCGACAAGATCGCGGCGAGCGGCATGAAGCCGTGGTGCGTGGGCGTCGAGTCCGGTGACGCCACCGGCTGGCCGGCCACCGACTGGATCGAGGACGTGATCCTGCGTACGCAGGGCCCCGAGGTCTACGACCAGTGGACCACGCACGCCATCCCGTTCAACGACCCGAAGATCGTCGACGCGGTTGACCGCGCCGGCAGCATCCTCAAGAACGAGAAGTACGTCAACGGCGGCTTCGGCGGCGTCAAGAGCATCACCACCACCTCCTTCCAGGAGGCGGGCGTGCCGGTGACCAACGGCAAGTGCGCGATGCACCGGCAGGCGTCGTTCTACGCCAACCAGTTCCCCGAGGGCACCAAGGTCGCCGAGGACGGCGACGCGTTCGCCTTCTACTTCCCGGCGATCGACCCGGCCAAGGGCAAGCCGGTCCTGGGCGCGGGCGAGTTCGTCGTCGCGTACGCGGACCGTCCCGAGGTTCAGGCGGTGCAGACCTACCTCGCCTCCGCCGAGTACGTCAACAGCCGCGCGAAGCTCGGCAACTGGGTCACGGCGAACAACAAGCTGGACATCGCCAACGTGGCCAGCCCGATCGACAAGCTCTCCGTCCAGATCCTCCAGGACAAGACCGGCACCTTCCGCTTCGACGGATCCGACCTGATGCCGGCCGCCGTCGGCGCGGGAACGTTCTGGAAGGGCATGGTCGACTGGCTGAACGGTAAGCAGACCGCCCCGGTGCTCCAGGGCATCGAGAGCAGCTGGCCGAAGTGATCCCGGCGGTGGCCCGGTCCGCGCACGCGGGCCGGGCCACCGGCCGAGGCGGACCCGATAGGGAGGGTTGATGGAGTTCGACTTCGCCGATCAGCAGCCGAAGCTCCTCATGCTGATGTACGGGCTGATCGCCTTCGTGTTGGTGGTGGGCGGTCTGCTCCTCCTGCTCGACGTCGTGCCGGCCTGGTTCGCCCGCCGGCGGGAGGCGCAGCTCGTTGCCGCCTCCGCGAGCGGAGCCCCGCTGTCCCGACGGCCCAAGCAACGGGAGGGCCTGTTCGCCCTCTTCTTCCTGTTGCCGACGCTGCTGCTGCTCACCATCGGCCTGGTCGTGCCGGCCATCCGCACCGTGCTGCTGTCCCTGATGGACCGGACCAGCACCAACTGGGTGGGGTTGCGCAACTACAGTTGGATGTTCTCCGAAGACTCGATCGTCCGGGTCCTGGCCAACAGCCTGATCTGGGTGCTCCTGGTCCCGCTGGTGGCGACCGCGTTCGGTCTGATCTACGCCATCATGGTGGACAAGGTCCGGTTCGAGGCCGTGGCCAAGTCGCTGATCTTCCTGCCCATGGCGATCTCCTTCGTCGGGGCCAGCATCATCTGGAAGTTCGTCTACGCCTACCGCGGCGAAGGCGACCAGATCGGCCTGCTCAACCAGATCGTGGTCAGCCTCGGCGGTGAGCCGAAGCAGTGGCTGCTGGAATCACCGATGAACACGCTGCTGCTGATCGTCATCATGATCTGGATCCAGGCCGGTTTCGCCATGGTGGTGCTCTCCGCCGCGATCAAGGCGATCCCCGCCGACATCGTGGAAGCCGCCCGACTCGACGGCGTCAACCCGTGGCAGATGTACTGGCAGATCACCATGCCGACCATCCGCCCGGCGCTGATCGTCGTGGTGGTGACCCTGTCGATCGCCACGCTCAAGGTCTTCGACATCGTCCGGACCGCGACCAACGGCAACTACGACACCAGCGTGATCGCCAACGAGATGTACAACCAGGCCTTCCGGTACGGCGAGAGCGGCCAGGGCTCCGCGCTGGCGGTCTTCCTCTTCATCCTGGTCATTCCCATCGTGATCTACCAGATCCGCAACCTCCGTCAACAGCGGGAGGGCTGAGATGACGACCGCAACGCCCACCGTTGCCACGGGCACCCAGCAGACCAGTGGCACCCCCTCCACCACCGCCGGGCGGGTCCGCAAGCGGTTGACCAGCCGTACCGCGACGCTCGTGTCGATCGTCATCGCGGTGGTCTGGACCATCCCGACCTTCGGCCTCTTCGTCTCGTCGTTCCGGCCGGAGGACGAGATCAAGACCACCGGCTGGTGGACGTTCTTCACCAACCCGCAGTTCACTCTGGAGAACTACCAGCAGGTCCTGTTCGGGCGGTCGTCGTCCTCCGGGCAGCTCGCCGGTTCCTTCATCAACTCCCTGGCGATCACCATCCCGTCGGTGCTCTTCCCGCTCGCGTTCGCGTGTCTGGCCGCGTACGCGCTGGCCTGGATCAACTTCCGCGGCCGGGACTGGCTCTACATCGCGATCTTCGCGTTGCAGATCGTGCCGTTGCAGATGGCCTTGGTGCCGCTGCTGAAGTTCTTCTCCACCGGTGTCACCCTCGGCGGCATCACCCTGATGCCGGCCTGGGATCTGGTCGACGAACAGAAGTTCGCCCAGGTGTGGTTCGCCCACACCTGCTTCGCGCTCCCGTTCGCCGTCTACCTGCTGCACAACTTCATCTCGCAACTACCCGGAGATCTGATGGAGGCGGCCCGGGTCGACGGGGCCACCCACCCGAAGATCTTCCGCACCATCGTGCTGCCGCTGATCACCCCGGCGCTGGCCGCGATCGGCATCTTCCAGTTCCTCTGGGTCTGGAACGACCTGCTGGTCGCACTGATCTTCGCCGGTGGCGGCGACGAGACCGCCCCGCTCACCGTGAAGCTGGCCGAGATGGCCGGCACGCGGGGCAACGAGTGGCAACGGCTGACGGCCGGAGCATTCGTGTCCATCGTCGTACCGCTCATCGTGTTCCTGTCCCTGCAGCGCTACTTCGTGCGAGGTCTGCTCGCCGGCAGCGTCAAGGGCTGACCCGCTCGCCCGCCGCCGCCTGGCCCCTCGGGCGGCGGCGGGCGAGTCGGGCACCGAGCGGGAGAAACCGTGACGAAGATCGATGATGTGGCCCGGTTGGCCGGGGTGTCCACGGCCACCGTCTCGCGGGCCCTGCGCGGGCTGCCGACGGTCTCGGCGGCCACCCGACGCCGGGTACTCGCCGCCGCCGAACAGCTCGACTACGAGGTCTCACCGAGCGCATCCCGGCTCGCCGGTGGCCGGACCGGCACGGTCGCGGTGGTGGTCCCCCGGATCAACCGATGGTTCTTCAGCACCGTCGTCGAGGCGGTCGAGGAGTACCTCCACGAGTCCGGCTACGACCTGCTGCTCTACAACCTGGGCGGCCGGGAGCAGATCCGCCAGCGGGTCCTGCGGACGGCCAACCTGCACAAGCGGGTGGACGCCCTCATGCTGGTCGCCACGCCCCTGCGGCCGGCCGACCTGACCGCGCTGGCCGCGCTTGAACTGCCCGGGGTGACCATCAGCTCGGGCAGCAGGGTGCCCAACTGGCCGTGCGTACGCATCGACGACGTGGCCGCCGCCCGGGCCGCCACCCGACACCTGATCGACCTCGGCCACCGGCGGATCGCACACATCTCCGGTGACGGGGATGACGAGTTGGCGTTCACCACCCACCTCGACCGCCGCCGGGGCTACCAGGCGGAGTTGCGGGCCGCGGGTCTGCGAACCGACCCGAGCCTGGACGTCGAGTCCACCTTCACCATCGAAGGCGGCAGCCGGGCCACCGTCGAGTTGC contains these protein-coding regions:
- a CDS encoding metallophosphoesterase family protein; translated protein: MVIRIAAVGDVHLDEDVVGRFRPALEELPECADVLLLAGDLTRHGTEAEARCVAQEFGGLAVPVVTVLGNHDHQCDQVPQVVKVLEDAGITVLEGNGVVLDCAGGRLGIAGVKGFGGGFAGRCASDFGEPEMKAFVRTTTDSADQLGAALRSLDCDMLVALTHYSPVPDTLAGEPLEIYPFLGSYQLGQAIDSAPTALAVHGHAHAGTERGTTPGGVRVRNVAHPVIKQAYSVFHVGDQLDTDQVSPIGQSGSQRSWS
- a CDS encoding GPGG-motif small membrane protein; translated protein: MELILWILAVVLVVAGILALFRRQILWGIVLIIVGLLVGPGGVSIFN
- a CDS encoding TspO/MBR family protein, whose product is MEISRNASARSGRRTWWALAGFAAAVVVAAAIGGLGVQGTTDEYASLRQPGWAPPSWLFGPVWSVLYALIAVAGWLVWRRVGFSTALWAWTAQLVLNAIWTPLFFGAGRYGLAFAEIVLMWLAIGLTVVLFARVSRVAASLLLPYWAWVTFAAALNLSIWQLNN
- a CDS encoding M23 family metallopeptidase, with the translated sequence MRKRWISLLVTGLLVGGALAPATPALAAPTFRVPFPCGQTWSGQTRSGHSPAYAIDFNRTNDSGDPVVASAPGTVDRVTDLGGTSYGKYVRINHGGGYSTYYAHLSGFNVSVGQTVGYGKVIGWVGSTGGSTGPHLHYEQRLNGADIQVRFNGSLALYWGTRNYTSGNGCASGSGNGTVNTSGTPLTVRSGPGTGYASVGTVADGTRVTIACQTSGTTVTGTYGTSSIWDRIGSGRFIADAYVYTGHDGYIPNVPRC
- a CDS encoding ABC transporter substrate-binding protein, whose protein sequence is MAVFTRPRQAFVIAGVLGLALSATACGTGDDKKSSKAGSAECAAYDKYEGHDGKKVSIYASIRDAEADLLERSWSQFTDCTGIEIDYEGSGEFEAQLPVRVDGGNAPDIAFVPQPGLVKRFADAGKLKSLSADTKALAEQNMPADWLKYGTVNGTLYGVPLGANVKSFVWYSPKTFKEKGWEVPTTWDQLIALSDKIAASGMKPWCVGVESGDATGWPATDWIEDVILRTQGPEVYDQWTTHAIPFNDPKIVDAVDRAGSILKNEKYVNGGFGGVKSITTTSFQEAGVPVTNGKCAMHRQASFYANQFPEGTKVAEDGDAFAFYFPAIDPAKGKPVLGAGEFVVAYADRPEVQAVQTYLASAEYVNSRAKLGNWVTANNKLDIANVASPIDKLSVQILQDKTGTFRFDGSDLMPAAVGAGTFWKGMVDWLNGKQTAPVLQGIESSWPK
- a CDS encoding carbohydrate ABC transporter permease; translation: MEFDFADQQPKLLMLMYGLIAFVLVVGGLLLLLDVVPAWFARRREAQLVAASASGAPLSRRPKQREGLFALFFLLPTLLLLTIGLVVPAIRTVLLSLMDRTSTNWVGLRNYSWMFSEDSIVRVLANSLIWVLLVPLVATAFGLIYAIMVDKVRFEAVAKSLIFLPMAISFVGASIIWKFVYAYRGEGDQIGLLNQIVVSLGGEPKQWLLESPMNTLLLIVIMIWIQAGFAMVVLSAAIKAIPADIVEAARLDGVNPWQMYWQITMPTIRPALIVVVVTLSIATLKVFDIVRTATNGNYDTSVIANEMYNQAFRYGESGQGSALAVFLFILVIPIVIYQIRNLRQQREG
- a CDS encoding carbohydrate ABC transporter permease; this encodes MTTATPTVATGTQQTSGTPSTTAGRVRKRLTSRTATLVSIVIAVVWTIPTFGLFVSSFRPEDEIKTTGWWTFFTNPQFTLENYQQVLFGRSSSSGQLAGSFINSLAITIPSVLFPLAFACLAAYALAWINFRGRDWLYIAIFALQIVPLQMALVPLLKFFSTGVTLGGITLMPAWDLVDEQKFAQVWFAHTCFALPFAVYLLHNFISQLPGDLMEAARVDGATHPKIFRTIVLPLITPALAAIGIFQFLWVWNDLLVALIFAGGGDETAPLTVKLAEMAGTRGNEWQRLTAGAFVSIVVPLIVFLSLQRYFVRGLLAGSVKG
- a CDS encoding LacI family DNA-binding transcriptional regulator; amino-acid sequence: MTKIDDVARLAGVSTATVSRALRGLPTVSAATRRRVLAAAEQLDYEVSPSASRLAGGRTGTVAVVVPRINRWFFSTVVEAVEEYLHESGYDLLLYNLGGREQIRQRVLRTANLHKRVDALMLVATPLRPADLTALAALELPGVTISSGSRVPNWPCVRIDDVAAARAATRHLIDLGHRRIAHISGDGDDELAFTTHLDRRRGYQAELRAAGLRTDPSLDVESTFTIEGGSRATVELLARGEPPTAIVAACDEMAMGAMTTLRDAGLRVPQDVSVIGIDDHDLAGILGLSTIAQPAAEQGRLAARMLLDPLEARPPGPIAGHQSTDCDTPVILPTRLVVRESTAPPRAH